A window of Gorilla gorilla gorilla isolate KB3781 chromosome 5, NHGRI_mGorGor1-v2.1_pri, whole genome shotgun sequence genomic DNA:
TGTCACTTCTTTTTCCTTAGTTTATTCTATCAGGACATATCAATCAtagaaaattagtaaataaatacaattttagaaaCCCAACGGTGTGTAAATTTGGGGGGAATTGTATGAAGACTGACCTCCTGGCTTTCATATGTTTAATTTGCCTAAAATAGTGAAGTGTCAGCTAATTAAATACATAGCCCTGTGTGGTTGCCCGAATGAATGTGAGTTCACCTTCTGCTGTGTCTTCATGCTCCAGCTGGTGACTTGGCGTGCATTGCTAGTGTATTAATTTTAGTAATGCACGTTCTAATTCGTCCTGCCCATACAGTCTGTCTGCTGGACACAGGACTGTTTTCAGTTTCCTCCTTCCAACCATCTGCCAAATCATTTCAGAATACATTCTTTCATACGCCCCGGCTCTCAAACCATTTGGAGCAAAGTCCCTCACCTATCCTGGAGACGCTACTTCTGCCTTGGTGGATGGTCTGCAGCCTGGGGAACGCTATCTTTTCAAAATCCGGGCCGCAAACAGGAGAGGCCTGGGACCTCACTCCAAAGCCTTCATTGTCGCTATGCCAACAAGTAAGCATTATGTGTCTGtggctgtcttctctctctcttcattcctGCTGTTTGTTTTGTGTTCCTTTGAATCATGCTCTTGGGTTTGGAACTGCTCAGCAGATGATTTTTCCAGGCTAAGTTgcgtattgatttttaaaatatttttgtgtttccttTAGAAATTAGTCTTCTCAAAGATTAAAATGTTATTGATTATTGATAACAGTTATTATTTCAGtattattaatgtattaattataTGATTAATCTGAcatcattatttaattttaggCTTGTGGTAACAGGGAAAGAACATTTTTACAAATGGTAGTGTGACATTTTTCATTGTCAGCTCTCTTCAATTTCTATgtagctttaaaaatgtttagtttGCAAAAGCAGAAAGGACAGGAGATGGGTGAGGGTTAAAAAAATTACCCACTGGGTACAATATTCACTGGCTGGGAGATGGATTCACTAGAAGCCCAAGCTTCACCATGATGCAATATATTCATGTGAGAAACCTGCACGTGcaacccctgaatctaaaatttaaaaataagataaaagtaaaatttttggtTTGTATTCCATTATTTAGGAATGCAGCTGTACCCAGAAGGATTTCAGTTGTCTAGCTTACCTGATCGATATCCAAACCAAACAAGTTAATAAAGATCCACAACTGGAAGGGAGTGTTTTTGGACcgtgttttcttttctacttcctCACATTTATGCTGGATATTGGCGGCTTTTCCTTCATTATGTGCTATGAAGACCCATGGTAGACTGCAATATTAGACAATTTTGTCATGGAAGAATCTGTGAAACGGATGACATTTGCCCCTCCGGCACTCTCACTGCAATATAGGTTCCTCTCCCCTATAGAATCTCTTCCCTCAGTCAGTCTGCTCTGAAGACAGGGTGATTACAGtacatttaatataatgtttGCCTATCCCaggagtttttttattttaagccttATTTTAGAATTATAAATGTGTCCAGTATTAATGGAATTTTAAACAAGAAGGAGGAAGCAGGTAAGGACATGCCATGGGAAGAGGGAAATTTTTGTAATgccttaaaaattacaaattggTTGCTCGTCACACATTCCCCATCACTTTGAGTATAGATTATTCAGCAATTTGCACCAGGTGTATTCATGTTTCTTGTCTATTAAGGACAGCTATAATGCATTTGTAATACACTGACAATTAGTTTTATTAAGAAAATCCTATATAAGATtttgcatttataaaataaatgagttacTTCAAAGTACTCATTTCagaatttcttcaaataataagATGTGGCATAACCTGGTTCAATAGAGATTCAATTCACTTATATTTTCTAGGACTATATTTGTTACTTAAAGCaaaatataagttttaaaaagaatgctATCGttgagaaaacacgtttccagtgTTCTAAGGAATTAGAAGTTAGCCATTATGACTACTGATATGAAATGCCTCCATATGCTGTTTTTAATACTGTGTCTCACCTCCGCTTTCGCTTTTGAGTTTCTTCTTTGACAGGCAATTCTTTAAAATCTGTTGCAGCCAGTAAGGCGGATGTTCAGCAGAATACGGAGGACAATGGGAAACCCGAAAAACCTGAGCCTTCCTCACCTTCTCCCAGAGCTCCAGCTTCCTCCCAACACCCCTCTGTGCCTGCTTCTCCCCAAGGGAGAAGTGCCAAGGACCTTCTTCTTGACTTGAAGAACAAAATATTGGCTAATGGTGGGGCGCCCCGAAAACCCCAGCTTCGCGCCAAGAAGGCAGAGGAGCTGGATCTTCAGTCGACAGAAATCActggggaggaggagctgggTCCCCCGAGGCCGCCAAGTAGACACGGCCACTCGGTGGTTGCTCCCGGCAGGACTGCAGTGAGGGCCCGGATGCCAGCGCTGCCCCGAAGGGAAGGCGTAGATAAGCCTCGCTTTTCCCTGGCCACGCAGCCCCGCCCAGGGGCGCCCCCCTCAGCTTCGGCCTCTCCTGCCCACCACGCGTCCACCCAGGGCACCTCTCATCGTCCTTCCCTGCCTGCCAGCTTGAATGACAACGACTTGGTGGACTCAGACGAAGACGAGCGCGCTGTGGGCTCCCTCCACCCCAAGGGCGCCTTCGCCCAGCCCCGGCCAGCCCTGTCCCCCAGCCGCCAGTCCCCGTCCAGCGTTCTCCGCGACAGAAGCTCCGTGCACCCCAGCGCAAAGCCAGCCTCGCCGGCGCGGAGGACCCCCCATTCAGGGGCCGCAGAGGAAGATTCCAATGCCTCAGCCCCACCCTCAAGACTTTCTCCACCCCATGGGGGATCATCTCGGCTGCTGCCCACCCAGCCACACCTGGGCTCTCCACTTTCCAGGGGCGGGAAGGATGGTGAGGACGCCCCAGCCACCAACTCCAATGCGCCATCACGGTCCACCATGTCCTCCTCCGTCTCTTCTCGTCTCTCGTCCAGGACGCAGGTCTCTGAGGGAGCGGAGGCTTCTGATGGTGAAAGCCACGGTGACGGCGATAGGGAAGACGGCGGAAGGCAGGCGGAGGCCACGGCCCAGACGCTGCGGGCCCGGCCTGCCTCTGGACACTTCCATTTGCTCAGACACAAGCCCTTTGCTGCCAACGGGAGGTCTCCAAGCAGGTTCAGCATTGGGCGGGGACCTCGGCTGCAGCCCTCCAGCTCCCCACAGTCCACTGTGCCCTCCCGAGCCCACCCCAGGGTTCCCTCTCACTCCGATTCCCACCCTAAGCTTAGCTCAGGTATCCATGGAGACGAGGAGGATGAGAAGCCGCTTCCTGCCACCGTTGTCAATGACCACGTGCCTTCCTCTTCCAGGCAGCCCATCTCCCGGGGCTGGGAGGCCTTAAGGAGAAGCCCGCAGAGAGGGGCCAGCCTGCATCGGAAGGAACCCATCCCAGAGAACCCCAAATCCACAGGGGCAGATACACATCCTCAGGGCAAATACTCCTCCCTGGCCTCCAAGGCTCAGGACGTTCAACAGAGCACAGACGCGGACACGGAGGGTCATTCTCCCAAAGCACAGCCGGGGTCCACAGACCGCCACGCGTCCCCTGCTCGTCCTCCCGCAGCACGGTCACAGCACCATCCCAGTGTTCCCAGAAGGATGACACCCGGCCGGGCCCCAGAACAGCAGCCCTCTCCTCCCGTCGCCACGTCCCAGCACCACCCGGGACCCCAGAGCAGAGACGCGGGTCGGTCACCTTCCCAGCCCAGGCTCTCACTGACCCAGGCCGGGCGGCCCCGCCCCACGTCGCAGGGCCGCTCCCACTCCTCCTCGGACTCTTACACGGCGAGCTCCAGAGGGATGCTCCCCACGGCCCTCCAGAACCAGGACGAGGATGCCCAGGGTAGCTACGACGACGACAGCACAGAAGTCGAGGCCCAGGATGTGCGGGGCCCCGCGCACGCGGCGCGCGCCAAGGAGGCAGCTGCGTCCCTTCCCAAGCACCAGCAGGTGGAGTCTCCCACAGGCGCAGGGGCAGGTGGCGACCACAGGTCCCAGCGCGGACATGCGGGCTCCCCCGCCAGGCCCAGCCGACCCGGCGGCCCCCAGTCCCGCGCCCGGGTCCCCAGCAGGGCAGCGCCGGGGAAGTCGGAGCCTCCTTCCAAGCGGCCCCTGTCCTCCAAGTCCCAGCAGTCCGTCTCAGccgaggacgaggaggaggaggacgcgGGGTTTTTTAAAGGCGGGAAAGAAGACCTTCTGTCTTCCTCTGTGCCAAAGTGGCCCTCTTCCTCCACTCCCAGGGGCGGCAAAGACGCCGATGGGAGCCTCGCCAAGGAAGAGAGGGAGCCTGCCATCGCGCTTGCCCCTCGCGGAGGGAGCCTGGCTCCTGTGAAGCGACCTCTCCCCCCACCTCCAGGCAGCTCCCCCAGGGCCTCCCACGTCCCTTCCCGACCGCCGCCTCGCAGCGCTGCCACCGTGAGCCCCGTTGCGGGCACCCACCCCTGGCCGCGGTACACCACGCGCGCCCCGCCTGGCCACTCCTCCACTACCCCGATGCTGTCCTTGCGCCAGAGGATGATGCATGCCAGATTCCGTAACCCTCTCTCCCGACAGCCTGCCAGACCCTCTTACAGACAAGgtagtttattttttcaaacagtCTTTCTTTAAGGTGTTCAGTGGTGTTCATGGCAATGCCTAAGAAGTTTTTATTCGATtttatttagcacctactatGTCCACGCACTGTGTTAAGAGCTTTGCACATGTGACATAATTTCATCCTCTGAACGGTCCCTAGGGTTTGCATTGTTATCCCTGTTTTCCAGATGCAGAAGCTGCGGCTCAGGATCTGAGGGGCTTGCCCTAAGGCAGACACCTCAGAGCTGCCATTCCAATTCCAAATGGCCTAATTTCACAGCCATTACTAACCCACATTGCCTCTAATTCCACAGTCTTTTCACTGTCCTACATTGCCTCTTTGAATTCCTTGGCATACACTCTTAACCTGTGAAAATGTGTCACAACCATGATGCCCAACTCAGGTTCTTCTTAGTTGTTCATGTGCCGCCATGTGTTTAAGGGATCCGTAGAAGGTGGTTAGATACTTATGTAGGCTTATCTTGTTCTTGTCCTTATCTTGTTCTCATCTTCTGCATGCAAAACTCTCAACCAAACAAACCCTGAGACAAACTCAGATATCTTGGGTATGAATTGCTTAGACAGTGCAATTAGTGAATGTTGTCTAAAACCTCCAGAAAATGTATGTTAAAGATCATTGTGACAAAGAGGAGTTACAGGCAGATTTGTGCTTTGTATTTCTATAACAGAGGGTTGAACGAAGTCAGCTATGAACTGGAGTTTATGTCCAGGGCAGGGTCCGAGGCATTTACCATAAATTTGCATTCAGTTAAATGGTGCTTTAAACTCTCCTTGTATGTAATTGGGGCTTTATAGAACATTcttgaatgaatgtattttttttttttttgcagatctGTACAATGCATTGTTATTTTAGCCCAATGTAAAGACATAGAACAATGCCCCATATCAAACTCAGTTTTCCGCTAAGACTGACTGTTTTAATCCAACCTAGCACCCTGAGAATAGATGTAAAACTCAACGTTCCCTTGTACATAGCAGgaactccataaatatttaataaataaatgaaggaatgagaGAAATAGGTGTCTGACCTGCAAGTAGCGGTCAGAAAGCCCAAGCACTTTGCCGAGCGGTCAATGCTGGACCAGAGCAGACTGGAGCTGATGGGAAACATCTCCATGTGaggcagagacagacagaaacaaCACGTGTAAGGGTGCTGCTGCATCTTACTGTCTGAGCAAATACTTCTCAAGCAGCCCCACAGCGTTCAGCAAGCTTTGAGACAGCATTGTGCATTTATACTCGGCGATTGGTGATTGGGACCTGAGTCAGCTGGGAATAGCTGTGTTTAGTTTAACATCCCTTGAAAAGTGGGGCCGCATCTGTACATTTTAGATATAATTTTCTCTATCCTTCCAATCCTTCCTTCCTCCAACTTCCACATGGCTAAAATAAAGCTACAGCTACTAAGATCTTAAGTTTTCTATGGCAAATTTACTTATGCCACACACTCTCATTCCCACAGTATTGTCAGAAAGCTGTGACTTTACTGTATTCTTAATTGACATTCATATCTGTTGTGGAGAAGTCATAATTTGAGACTATCATTATCTAATATATTTGAGCTATTGGTTTAAAATTCTGTTTAGAGCTTCTATTTGAAATGATGTGTTACTACTAATAGTTTGGTATGAAGCCAACTTCCTGGGCATGTTGAATTTACCAggctctgttatttttatttttggtactgTGTAGGTTATAATGGCAGACCAAATGTAGAAGGGAAAGTCCTTCCTGGTAGTAATGGAAAACCGAATGGACAGAGAATTATCAATGGCCCTCAAGGAACAAAGTGGGTAGGGTAAACTTCTTTACACATCCCCGTTGTTTTCATGCTgttgagaagagaaaaatggtggacattgtataatgataaatGAAGTGGTCTTTGTTTGTTCTTCTTCTCTAGTTTTAACTACTCATATGTACTTGTATAGAGTTTATTTTAATACTCAGAAAAATCTTTGGTTCTCCTGGTAACTAGCTTGTTTTCTTCTCATAGCCAAGATAAGGCATGggcctttgtttttcatttgccttGACTGGTTAGGAAG
This region includes:
- the FNDC1 gene encoding fibronectin type III domain-containing protein 1 isoform X2, translated to MAPEAGATLRAPRRLSWAALLLLAALLPVASSAGAPEKEVPNKPLRVRVRSSDDRLSVAWKAPRLSGAKSPRRSRGFLLGYGESGRKMSYVPLTRDERTHEIKKLASESVYVVSLQSMNSQGRSQPVYRAALTKRKISEEDELDVPDDISVRVMSSQSVLVSWVDPVLEKQKKVVASRQYTVRYREKGELARWDYKQIANRRVLIENLIPDTVYEFAVRISQGERDGKWSTSVFQRTPESAPTTAPENLNVWPVNGKPTVVAASWDALPETEGKVKEYILSYAPALKPFGAKSLTYPGDATSALVDGLQPGERYLFKIRAANRRGLGPHSKAFIVAMPTTSKADVQQNTEDNGKPEKPEPSSPSPRAPASSQHPSVPASPQGRSAKDLLLDLKNKILANGGAPRKPQLRAKKAEELDLQSTEITGEEELGPPRPPSRHGHSVVAPGRTAVRARMPALPRREGVDKPRFSLATQPRPGAPPSASASPAHHASTQGTSHRPSLPASLNDNDLVDSDEDERAVGSLHPKGAFAQPRPALSPSRQSPSSVLRDRSSVHPSAKPASPARRTPHSGAAEEDSNASAPPSRLSPPHGGSSRLLPTQPHLGSPLSRGGKDGEDAPATNSNAPSRSTMSSSVSSRLSSRTQVSEGAEASDGESHGDGDREDGGRQAEATAQTLRARPASGHFHLLRHKPFAANGRSPSRFSIGRGPRLQPSSSPQSTVPSRAHPRVPSHSDSHPKLSSGIHGDEEDEKPLPATVVNDHVPSSSRQPISRGWEALRRSPQRGASLHRKEPIPENPKSTGADTHPQGKYSSLASKAQDVQQSTDADTEGHSPKAQPGSTDRHASPARPPAARSQHHPSVPRRMTPGRAPEQQPSPPVATSQHHPGPQSRDAGRSPSQPRLSLTQAGRPRPTSQGRSHSSSDSYTASSRGMLPTALQNQDEDAQGSYDDDSTEVEAQDVRGPAHAARAKEAAASLPKHQQVESPTGAGAGGDHRSQRGHAGSPARPSRPGGPQSRARVPSRAAPGKSEPPSKRPLSSKSQQSVSAEDEEEEDAGFFKGGKEDLLSSSVPKWPSSSTPRGGKDADGSLAKEEREPAIALAPRGGSLAPVKRPLPPPPGSSPRASHVPSRPPPRSAATVSPVAGTHPWPRYTTRAPPGHSSTTPMLSLRQRMMHARFRNPLSRQPARPSYRQGYNGRPNVEGKVLPGSNGKPNGQRIINGPQGTKWVVDLDRGLVLNAEGRYLQDSHGNPLRIKLGGDGRTIVDLEGTPVVSPDGLPLFGQGRHGTPLASAQDKPILSLGGKPLVGLEVIKKTTHPPTTTTQPTTTTTPLPTTTTPRPTTATTRRTTTTRRTTTRRPTTTVRTTTRTTTTTTPKPTTPIPTCPPGTLERHDDDGNLIMSSNGIPECYAEEDEFSGLETDTAVPTEEAYVIYDEDYEFETSRPPTTTEPSTTATTPRVIPEEGAISSFPEEEFDLAGRKRFVAPYVTYLNKDPSAPCSLTDALDHFQVDSLDEIIPNDLKKSDLPPQHAPRNITVVAVEGCHSFVIVDWDKATPGDVVTGYLVYSASYEDFIRNKWSTQASSVTHLPIENLKPNTRYYFKVQAQNPHGYGPISPSVSFVTESDNPLLVVRPPGGEPIWIPFTFKHDPSYTDCHGRQYVKRTWYRKFVGVVLCNSLRYKIYLSDNLKDTFYSIGDSWGRGEDHCQFVDSHLDGRTGPQSYVEALPTIQGYYRQYRQEPVRFGNIGFGTPYYYVGWYECGVSIPGKW
- the FNDC1 gene encoding fibronectin type III domain-containing protein 1 isoform X1, which produces MAPEAGATLRAPRRLSWAALLLLAALLPVASSAGAPVDHPLKPRHVKLLSTKMGLKVTWDPPKDATSRPVEHYNIAYGKSLKSLKYIKVNAETYSFLIEDVEPGVVYFVLLTAENHSGVSRPVYRAESPPGGEWIEIDGFPIKGPGPFNETVTEKEVPNKPLRVRVRSSDDRLSVAWKAPRLSGAKSPRRSRGFLLGYGESGRKMSYVPLTRDERTHEIKKLASESVYVVSLQSMNSQGRSQPVYRAALTKRKISEEDELDVPDDISVRVMSSQSVLVSWVDPVLEKQKKVVASRQYTVRYREKGELARWDYKQIANRRVLIENLIPDTVYEFAVRISQGERDGKWSTSVFQRTPESAPTTAPENLNVWPVNGKPTVVAASWDALPETEGKVKEYILSYAPALKPFGAKSLTYPGDATSALVDGLQPGERYLFKIRAANRRGLGPHSKAFIVAMPTTSKADVQQNTEDNGKPEKPEPSSPSPRAPASSQHPSVPASPQGRSAKDLLLDLKNKILANGGAPRKPQLRAKKAEELDLQSTEITGEEELGPPRPPSRHGHSVVAPGRTAVRARMPALPRREGVDKPRFSLATQPRPGAPPSASASPAHHASTQGTSHRPSLPASLNDNDLVDSDEDERAVGSLHPKGAFAQPRPALSPSRQSPSSVLRDRSSVHPSAKPASPARRTPHSGAAEEDSNASAPPSRLSPPHGGSSRLLPTQPHLGSPLSRGGKDGEDAPATNSNAPSRSTMSSSVSSRLSSRTQVSEGAEASDGESHGDGDREDGGRQAEATAQTLRARPASGHFHLLRHKPFAANGRSPSRFSIGRGPRLQPSSSPQSTVPSRAHPRVPSHSDSHPKLSSGIHGDEEDEKPLPATVVNDHVPSSSRQPISRGWEALRRSPQRGASLHRKEPIPENPKSTGADTHPQGKYSSLASKAQDVQQSTDADTEGHSPKAQPGSTDRHASPARPPAARSQHHPSVPRRMTPGRAPEQQPSPPVATSQHHPGPQSRDAGRSPSQPRLSLTQAGRPRPTSQGRSHSSSDSYTASSRGMLPTALQNQDEDAQGSYDDDSTEVEAQDVRGPAHAARAKEAAASLPKHQQVESPTGAGAGGDHRSQRGHAGSPARPSRPGGPQSRARVPSRAAPGKSEPPSKRPLSSKSQQSVSAEDEEEEDAGFFKGGKEDLLSSSVPKWPSSSTPRGGKDADGSLAKEEREPAIALAPRGGSLAPVKRPLPPPPGSSPRASHVPSRPPPRSAATVSPVAGTHPWPRYTTRAPPGHSSTTPMLSLRQRMMHARFRNPLSRQPARPSYRQGYNGRPNVEGKVLPGSNGKPNGQRIINGPQGTKWVVDLDRGLVLNAEGRYLQDSHGNPLRIKLGGDGRTIVDLEGTPVVSPDGLPLFGQGRHGTPLASAQDKPILSLGGKPLVGLEVIKKTTHPPTTTTQPTTTTTPLPTTTTPRPTTATTRRTTTTRRTTTRRPTTTVRTTTRTTTTTTPKPTTPIPTCPPGTLERHDDDGNLIMSSNGIPECYAEEDEFSGLETDTAVPTEEAYVIYDEDYEFETSRPPTTTEPSTTATTPRVIPEEGAISSFPEEEFDLAGRKRFVAPYVTYLNKDPSAPCSLTDALDHFQVDSLDEIIPNDLKKSDLPPQHAPRNITVVAVEGCHSFVIVDWDKATPGDVVTGYLVYSASYEDFIRNKWSTQASSVTHLPIENLKPNTRYYFKVQAQNPHGYGPISPSVSFVTESDNPLLVVRPPGGEPIWIPFTFKHDPSYTDCHGRQYVKRTWYRKFVGVVLCNSLRYKIYLSDNLKDTFYSIGDSWGRGEDHCQFVDSHLDGRTGPQSYVEALPTIQGYYRQYRQEPVRFGNIGFGTPYYYVGWYECGVSIPGKW